The DNA sequence CCCAAGCttggtaattaaaaaaaaattaaaaaacacagaatcagaAAAGGCATTATATGATGCTTGGGTACGTCTCTTCAGTTTCATTGAATAGTTACGGAGATATTTCACTCGTCCCAGGTGTTTTCTATTGCCGCAGCACTAATTCAGCCTGTCGAGAAACCTCGTCAGCCTCACACTGAAGAAAACAGAGCAGGTACCTAAATGACAATACTttgttttaatgaatataaaaagaaatgtaCACAATAGTGATAGTGAACCAGCGAAAACGTTCAGTCCATCAAACATGACCTTCTATTCCAGTGTCCCATCAACAATCATCTCCTCAATTAAATATCAATCTCTTACATATTACATGTGAAAGTTATTCTCTAGACGGCATTGTTTTATAAAGACACGCAGATTTCAAACAATTGAGTATTATTaagaaagttaaaaataaagaaattacaaTTTGTTTGGCcgaaatataacaataaaataatgatcGTTAACAGGAATACCTTATATTTTATTAGGACCTTGACCAGAATGAAAGGGATACTAAAACAAagatgtcaaaataaaacatttaagtcccacaaataaacaaaacatgttgGCAGCTTCAAGCTCATGATCATTGCAGCAGCTGGACATCCTACAGACAACAGCACAGTTATTGCCAGTGGAAACAATCAGTGATGGAACAGCACGAGTTCAATCACAACTGGTCCTTGATTCATAATAAGCGCTGCTACTAATGGTGTTCGATTGTGCTCTTACAACATCACAATTACTGTCATCGACTACGACCAACAGTTCTAACCCTCAACTTGAGGACGTCTTCAAGATCAAGATCAAAGTCACTACCTGGACCTGCGGTCTTTTCTGTTCTTGTCTAAGCTTTTGTCCATTGTCTTTTCATTGTCCCCTCTGCATTTGGGGCAGTACCATTTGCCCTTGGGCTTGTAGGTCAGCCCCACGCAAGAGAAGTGGAACCACTCGATAGGGCACTGGTCATTGTCGCAGCCAATCATCTCACCGTAAGACACTTGCTCACAGAGACAATAGGTGGGCTCATTAGGGTCAATTGCGAATTCCACCGGCGAGGCGTCCCGGTCCTGTTTGGACTtgcgcttcttcttctttgcagaCTTGGACTTCTTCTCACGGGGAGGCGGGACGGACAGCTCCTCCAGGGGGTCGTCCACCAGAGAGCCGTTGGCCGACGGGTGGCTGGAGTCACGGCTCTCGCTGTTGCGCTGGCGTCGCGGGCGCCGGGTGGAGGAACGCTCCGGGGCCGGGGGCTCTTGGACACTGGAACGCCGCTCGGTGGGGACCCGCTCCGCCTCGCTGGGCTCCTGGAAGCACAGGGAATGAGAGTCCATTTGGCGGGAGCGGTTCTCCACCAGCTCCGTCATCTGGGTCACCACGTGGATTTTCTCGTCCCCCAGCTCCTGGCTGAGGATGAGCGCCCGCTGCAGCTGGATCTGCAGGCGCTTTCTCTGAGCCGCATCCTGCTCCGCTTTGTACTTCTCAAATACTTCATCCACCTCCTTCAGCACGTCTGCAAGGGACAGAAGACAAAGACCAATGAATGGAACGGAGTGTAAAAATGTGATCATTTCATTAATCAGTCTTAGCTGCTCTGGTTTTTGTCATTACTATTTGTAAAACTTTTGTAAATTCGTCCAAAAACAAAATGCCTTCTCTGCTATAACCATATACCATAATAATCAAAACATGgccattttatttgaatattacaATACTGATAAAAACATTACAAtaggaaagaaaaatacaacaatatgGATTCAAACAAAAGATGCTTCAGCCTCAGAACATCTGGTTGAATCTGACACTTCTTGACTCCTATGTTCTGAGCTGGATTTCTCCTGAACAATCATTACTTTATTAGGACCACCATTTTAACATTTGGAATTCCTCAATGTACTCTATACTGGCCTCAGTACGTTGTGTGATGGATTTAACCAGATGCTGGAAACTTTCCTCTTGAGATTCtgcttcatgtttgtttgcgGTTCCTGTTCTACCACATTTCAGAGGTTCTACTGGGTTCACAGCTGGTGACTGTGGCCGTCATGGAAGAGAAAGGGAAGAACGAGAGCTAAGCTGTAATTCCTTTTGGAGCACTAGTCCTGCCCTctgcaggacaccatcacagcaaCTTCAGCGACCGACTGATCCACCCAAAGTGTCTGAAGGACATGTATCACAGGTCGCTCCTTCCTGCAGCTGTAAGACTGTACAACAACCTCTTCTCCcactggaccacacacacaccaattatGGGACTGCACTGTAAACTCAAGTTCAACTCATctatattttattgatattcaaCTTGATATTTTGActgtttttacctttttcttttcaccttttcttttactttctcaTATTACTGCTTTTATGTGCCATAGCTCTACATTTATTGTGCACACTACCTTGTTTCCCTACCACCTGAACTTGGCTGTCTGGCCTCCTTGTCACATTGTGTCCTGCTGCTTGTCGTTTCTCTACTATTTACTTTTCTTGCTTTGCTGTCAACGCCCTTTGtaagcagttttttaaaagttgtacATAAATTAATATCGCCTCAATATTACTTCAGCTGGTGTCTATTTTGATACTGCTCTCTTTGCTGCTGCACCACAGCGAATGTCCCCTTTGTCGGACCAATAACAGACCTCACCTTGTCATATGTTTGGCTGACAGGAGCGTGCACCAGTCATCAGGTGTAGAGGACTTCCGGATAAAGTGCTCCCTCGCATTGTTTTATACGGTTTTTGCGCGGACATTTTAAACCTAAGTCGaggtggagcaggagctggacgTATTGGAGGAGGGCTGAGCTGCAGTGAGGTCCTCGACACCGGAAGTGGCGTCAGTGTGGCGTAAGAAGGGGGGTTGCCTTGGAGAGGAGCTCTCCGGCTCTGCGGCTCACACTCGACGGGGCACGGTGGTCGGGCGCACGTCGCACCAGCCCGAGGTGGGCGATCGAACTCGAAAACGATCCGCAGCTAAAAGCGTGTTCACGTGATCGACGTATTGTGATCACCTACGGATGTAGTGGTGTTCGCGAGACTTGTCGGGAgcggaagctgctgctgctgctcgtcacTCTGCGTCGACATGAAGCAACAATGAGACTTATGTTGTTGCTTTTGTTAACAAACGTCTGCACGCTTAACAACATTGACTTCGCTAATAAACCCGCATCCGCTAAA is a window from the Limanda limanda chromosome 22, fLimLim1.1, whole genome shotgun sequence genome containing:
- the ing2 gene encoding inhibitor of growth protein 2 — protein: MLGHHHPGIDKSQQLVNYVEDYLECVESLPLDIQRNVSLLREIDAKYQDVLKEVDEVFEKYKAEQDAAQRKRLQIQLQRALILSQELGDEKIHVVTQMTELVENRSRQMDSHSLCFQEPSEAERVPTERRSSVQEPPAPERSSTRRPRRQRNSESRDSSHPSANGSLVDDPLEELSVPPPREKKSKSAKKKKRKSKQDRDASPVEFAIDPNEPTYCLCEQVSYGEMIGCDNDQCPIEWFHFSCVGLTYKPKGKWYCPKCRGDNEKTMDKSLDKNRKDRRSR